Proteins encoded by one window of Bacteroidota bacterium:
- a CDS encoding VOC family protein, producing MKRVTGIGGIFFKCDDPEKIKEWYSNHLGINCDAYGTSFEWRHSDQPETKGYTAWSPFNKYSTYMEPSKKEFMINYRVENLEALVQALRNEGVTICDEIKSFEYGKFVHILDPENNKIELWEPVDESYEKILNVVTK from the coding sequence ACCGGCATAGGAGGCATCTTTTTTAAATGTGACGACCCTGAAAAAATTAAAGAATGGTATTCGAATCACCTTGGCATTAATTGCGATGCTTATGGTACATCGTTTGAATGGCGGCATAGTGATCAGCCTGAAACCAAAGGCTATACAGCCTGGAGCCCATTTAATAAATACAGCACGTACATGGAGCCTTCGAAAAAAGAATTTATGATTAACTACCGGGTTGAAAATCTGGAAGCGCTGGTGCAAGCATTGCGCAATGAAGGTGTAACCATTTGTGATGAAATTAAAAGTTTTGAATATGGAAAGTTTGTGCATATTCTTGATCCTGAAAACAATAAAATTGAACTTTGGGAGCCCGTTGATGAATCGTATGAAAAAATATTAAACGTAGTAACCAAGTAA
- a CDS encoding chorismate synthase: protein MNTFGQLFRVSVFGESHGACAGITVDGVPAGIPFTTEDMIADLQRRQGGNMQGTTPRKESDIPKIISGVFNDKTTGAPLTIIFENNNIDSSVYEKQRAIPRPGHADFVAEQKFGGHQDYRGSGHFSARLTVGIVAAGVLAKKIIAPVTVSVHVTEVDGENDIETGIKKAVAENDSVGALVECNVTNVPVGLGEPFFDSIESVLSHAMFSIPAVKGVEFGAGFAAARMRGSKHNDAIISSDGKTKTNHAGGITGGITNGNDIVFRLAFKPASSTPKEQTSMNMQTQQLESFSLDGRHDLCVALRAPAIVEALTAIVLTDAMLLAQFSKRVATDF from the coding sequence ATGAATACATTCGGGCAACTGTTTAGAGTTTCGGTATTTGGCGAATCGCACGGTGCATGCGCAGGCATCACAGTTGATGGTGTGCCGGCCGGAATTCCCTTTACAACCGAGGATATGATAGCTGACCTGCAACGCAGGCAGGGCGGCAATATGCAGGGAACCACTCCACGAAAGGAAAGTGATATTCCAAAAATTATTTCCGGTGTATTCAACGACAAAACAACCGGAGCTCCGCTCACCATTATTTTTGAAAACAATAACATTGATAGCAGCGTTTATGAAAAGCAACGTGCCATTCCACGGCCTGGCCATGCCGATTTTGTAGCAGAGCAAAAATTTGGTGGACATCAAGATTACCGCGGAAGTGGACATTTTTCGGCACGATTAACCGTAGGCATAGTAGCGGCCGGAGTTTTAGCAAAAAAAATAATAGCCCCTGTAACGGTGTCTGTACACGTTACCGAAGTGGATGGCGAAAATGATATTGAAACGGGAATTAAAAAAGCTGTTGCTGAAAATGATTCGGTAGGCGCACTTGTTGAATGCAACGTGACCAATGTACCTGTTGGACTAGGCGAGCCCTTTTTTGATTCGATTGAAAGCGTATTGTCACATGCCATGTTTAGCATACCTGCTGTAAAAGGAGTTGAATTTGGTGCAGGCTTTGCTGCCGCGCGTATGCGCGGCAGCAAACATAATGATGCCATCATTTCGTCAGATGGGAAAACAAAAACCAATCATGCCGGTGGTATTACCGGTGGTATTACCAATGGTAACGATATTGTATTTCGTCTTGCTTTTAAGCCTGCCTCATCTACTCCCAAAGAACAAACGAGCATGAACATGCAAACACAACAGTTAGAAAGTTTTAGCCTTGATGGCCGCCATGATTTATGTGTGGCCCTGCGTGCTCCAGCTATTGTAGAGGCACTTACGGCTATCGTATTGACCGATGCCATGTTATTAGCACAGTTTAGCAAAAGAGTTGCAACTGATTTTTAA